The Streptomyces sp. NBC_01775 genome includes a region encoding these proteins:
- a CDS encoding aromatic prenyltransferase yields the protein MTNTVEISEIYSAIEESAQLLDLPLEPDKVKATLAAFEPAFTNSSVALRIATGARREKLLGYRYIKYTGDLDPLATAHAEGLLERGDHAADRLFWDVKERFPVEGTGGDFEISAGFQKLWCFFPSSRPQPLDELSELASMPPAVGDNLGLLARYGLRAASLFAVDYTSHTLNIYFDGLPDGTFAPDRVSELMGELGIPEPGKDVLDLCAQAFAVYFTFSWESSKIDRVCFPVLVPEPELVPTTLGPTITRLASGVPFAGADRKCIYATTLSDREIYYKLEPFYRWQPAIVNAMHLASPPDGSSA from the coding sequence GTGACCAACACCGTAGAAATCAGTGAGATCTATTCCGCCATCGAAGAGTCGGCCCAGCTACTGGATTTGCCGCTGGAGCCCGACAAGGTCAAAGCAACATTGGCAGCGTTCGAGCCCGCGTTCACCAACTCATCGGTAGCCTTACGAATCGCCACCGGCGCGCGCCGTGAGAAGCTGCTGGGTTACCGGTACATCAAATACACCGGTGATCTGGATCCGCTTGCGACCGCTCACGCCGAAGGGCTGCTGGAACGCGGCGACCATGCCGCGGACCGGCTGTTCTGGGACGTCAAGGAGCGGTTTCCGGTCGAGGGGACCGGCGGAGATTTCGAGATATCCGCCGGCTTCCAGAAGCTCTGGTGCTTCTTCCCGAGCAGCCGGCCGCAGCCACTCGACGAGTTGTCCGAGCTGGCCTCGATGCCGCCCGCGGTGGGGGACAACCTCGGCCTGCTGGCGCGCTACGGGCTGCGCGCGGCCAGCCTGTTCGCGGTCGACTACACCTCCCACACACTCAACATCTATTTCGACGGCCTGCCGGACGGCACCTTCGCGCCGGACCGGGTCAGCGAGTTGATGGGCGAACTCGGGATTCCCGAGCCGGGCAAGGACGTGCTGGACCTGTGCGCCCAGGCTTTCGCGGTGTACTTCACGTTCTCCTGGGAGTCGTCGAAGATCGACCGGGTGTGCTTCCCCGTGCTCGTCCCGGAACCCGAGCTCGTGCCGACCACCCTCGGGCCGACGATCACGCGGCTCGCGAGCGGGGTTCCGTTCGCCGGCGCCGACCGCAAGTGCATCTACGCGACCACGCTGTCGGATCGCGAGATCTACTACAAGCTGGAGCCGTTCTACCGCTGGCAACCCGCGATAGTGAACGCCATGCACTTGGCGAGCCCGCCGGACGGCTCCTCCGCCTAG
- a CDS encoding cupin domain-containing protein — MNGIVVGPGHGRKLITPAQEITFKVTGADGSKASVFEVVVPPGFDVGAHMHHHSEELFCVLEGELEIFAFEPEHYTATDWTNWKSAGGDHPVRATAGSVAFVPQGCPHGFANRTGAPARMLFTVNPSPQHEFYFDQLAEIFAEPGPPDPEAIEHLRREHDITQFTPLRHNRSQPGAADHRAEERKK, encoded by the coding sequence GTGAATGGCATTGTCGTTGGTCCCGGCCACGGGCGGAAACTGATCACGCCTGCGCAGGAGATCACCTTCAAGGTAACGGGCGCGGACGGCTCAAAGGCGTCGGTGTTCGAAGTCGTCGTGCCGCCGGGCTTCGATGTCGGCGCGCACATGCACCACCACTCCGAGGAACTGTTCTGCGTGCTCGAAGGCGAACTGGAGATCTTCGCCTTCGAGCCGGAGCACTACACCGCGACGGACTGGACGAACTGGAAGTCCGCCGGCGGAGATCACCCGGTGCGGGCCACCGCTGGCAGCGTCGCGTTCGTCCCGCAGGGCTGCCCGCACGGGTTCGCGAATCGCACCGGCGCACCGGCGCGGATGCTGTTCACCGTCAACCCGTCACCCCAGCACGAGTTCTACTTCGACCAGCTGGCGGAGATCTTCGCCGAGCCCGGACCGCCGGACCCGGAGGCCATCGAGCACCTGCGCCGCGAGCACGACATCACGCAATTCACCCCGCTTCGCCATAACCGCTCGCAGCCGGGTGCCGCTGACCACCGAGCCGAAGAGAGGAAGAAGTGA
- a CDS encoding type III polyketide synthase: MAILCRPAVAVPEYIITLEETLEFARKAHAGKPQLPLALRLIRNTGVQKRHLVQPIEKTLNHPGLEERNRIYEMESKKRCPEVIEEALVNARLKAEDIDAIVYVSCTGFLMPSLTAWLINTMGFRYDTRQLPIAQLGCAAGGAAINRAHDFCAAHPDSNVLIVACELCSLCYQPDADDIGSLLSDGLFGDAVAAAVMRSRGGVGVSGVRMERNASYLIPNTEEWISYAVRDTGFHFQLDRRVPGTMEPLAPVLRELAADHGWDAGDLDFYVIHAGGPRILDDLAKYLGVDRAVFRHSWATLTEYGNIASAVVLDALRRLFDEDSAAADHKGLLAGFGPGITAEMAVGTWV; the protein is encoded by the coding sequence TTGGCTATATTATGTCGACCTGCCGTCGCCGTCCCGGAATACATCATAACTCTGGAAGAGACTCTGGAGTTTGCCAGGAAGGCACATGCAGGAAAGCCGCAGCTGCCACTCGCTCTCCGACTGATACGGAACACCGGAGTACAGAAGCGGCACCTGGTCCAGCCCATTGAGAAAACCCTGAACCACCCGGGCCTGGAGGAACGCAACCGCATCTACGAGATGGAATCGAAGAAGCGCTGCCCGGAAGTCATCGAAGAGGCCCTGGTGAACGCGCGGCTGAAGGCCGAGGACATCGACGCGATCGTCTACGTGTCGTGCACCGGGTTCCTGATGCCCTCGCTGACCGCATGGCTGATCAACACCATGGGGTTCCGGTACGACACCCGGCAGCTGCCGATCGCACAGCTGGGCTGCGCGGCGGGCGGCGCGGCGATCAACCGCGCCCACGACTTCTGCGCGGCCCACCCGGACAGCAATGTCCTGATCGTCGCCTGCGAACTGTGCTCCCTGTGCTACCAGCCCGACGCCGACGACATCGGCTCGCTGCTGTCCGACGGGCTGTTCGGCGACGCGGTCGCCGCCGCCGTGATGCGGTCCCGCGGCGGCGTCGGCGTCTCCGGCGTGCGGATGGAGCGCAACGCCTCGTACCTCATTCCGAACACCGAGGAATGGATCTCCTACGCCGTACGCGACACCGGCTTCCACTTCCAGCTCGACCGCCGGGTCCCCGGGACGATGGAGCCCCTCGCCCCGGTGCTGCGCGAGCTCGCAGCGGACCACGGCTGGGACGCGGGTGACCTCGACTTCTACGTCATCCACGCCGGCGGCCCCCGCATCCTGGACGACCTCGCCAAGTACCTCGGCGTCGACCGCGCGGTCTTCCGGCACAGCTGGGCGACGCTGACCGAGTACGGGAACATCGCCAGCGCGGTCGTACTCGACGCGCTGCGCCGCCTGTTCGACGAAGACAGCGCGGCTGCCGACCACAAGGGGCTGCTGGCCGGCTTCGGTCCTGGCATCACCGCGGAGATGGCGGTGGGCACTTGGGTGTAG
- a CDS encoding helix-turn-helix transcriptional regulator, with amino-acid sequence MGTAAERRKELGDFLRATRARLSPTAVGLPPAGPRRRGGLRREDVAALSQVSATWYTWLEQGRDIQPSRHVLDALARTLRLSGTEHAYVLSLAGYVSLTEPAEPAARTAPGHVQRLLDALVGFPAYAIARDWTITGWNAAYLDLYPNVATVAPEDRNLLWLVFTDPYVRDLLPDWEVTSRRFLAEFRAEAGPRLGDLAGSPAIQRLLGASEGFREAWQDHHIEGFTSRMRVFDHPVAGVQHFEHHRLAPADHPDLHVVVYTPAPANDDETPATHTSPPAPSRPGPELH; translated from the coding sequence ATGGGAACAGCAGCAGAGCGGCGGAAGGAACTGGGCGACTTCCTGCGCGCCACACGCGCACGGCTCAGCCCGACAGCGGTCGGCCTGCCCCCGGCCGGTCCTCGCCGCCGCGGCGGCCTGCGCCGCGAGGATGTCGCCGCCCTCTCCCAGGTCAGCGCCACCTGGTACACCTGGCTGGAGCAGGGCCGCGACATCCAGCCCTCCCGGCACGTCCTGGACGCCCTCGCCCGCACGCTGCGCCTGAGCGGCACCGAGCACGCCTACGTGCTGTCCCTGGCCGGATACGTCTCCCTCACCGAGCCCGCCGAACCGGCGGCCCGCACCGCGCCCGGCCACGTGCAGCGGCTGCTCGACGCGCTGGTCGGATTCCCCGCATACGCCATCGCCCGCGACTGGACGATCACCGGCTGGAACGCCGCGTACCTCGACCTGTACCCGAACGTGGCCACCGTCGCCCCGGAGGATCGCAACTTACTGTGGCTGGTGTTCACAGATCCCTACGTCCGTGACCTGCTGCCGGACTGGGAAGTGACGAGCCGCCGTTTCCTCGCCGAGTTCCGGGCCGAGGCCGGGCCCCGGCTCGGCGACCTCGCCGGCTCCCCGGCCATCCAGCGCCTGCTCGGGGCGAGCGAGGGATTCCGTGAGGCCTGGCAGGACCACCACATCGAGGGCTTCACCTCCCGGATGCGCGTCTTCGACCACCCGGTCGCGGGGGTGCAGCACTTCGAGCACCACCGGCTGGCGCCTGCCGATCACCCCGACCTGCACGTGGTCGTCTACACTCCGGCGCCGGCGAACGACGACGAGACACCCGCCACGCACACGAGCCCGCCCGCACCCTCTCGGCCCGGACCCGAACTCCACTGA
- the ilvD gene encoding dihydroxy-acid dehydratase — protein sequence MPQLRSRTVTHGRNMAGARALMRASGVPSADIGVKPVVAVANSFAEFVPGHTHLQPVGRIVCEAVGAAGGIAREFNTIAIDDGIAMGHEGMLYSLPSRELIADSIEYMVQAHRADALVCVSNCDKITPGMLMAALRLNIPTVFVSGGPMEGGRAVLSGGKVRRLDLVTTMSEAVNPAVSDADMDAIEEAACPTCGSCAGMFTANSMNCLVEALGLGLPGNGTTLATHTARRALYEQAGRTVVELTKRYYDKDDATVLPRAIASRAAFDNAMALDLAMGGSTNTVLHLLAAAHEAQLDYGLSDIEARSREVPCLCKVAPSSAYLMEDVHRAGGIPALLGELHRAGLLREDVQAVHADSLTDWLSGWDVRATSPSPEAADLFLAAPGGARSASAFSQSARWESLDLDAAGGCIRDAAHAYSSDGGLAVLRGNLAPGGAVVKSAGVPEGMTEFTGEAVVTDSQEEASDAVLSGRVKPGSVLVIRYEGPRGGPGMQEMLYPTAYLKGRGLAHSVAVVTDGRFSGGSSGLSVGHVSPEAAAGGLLALVADGDLITVDIPSRTLHLQVSESELAARRGQREGSGYRPRRPERSVSTALRAYAALAQSADTGAVRALPTD from the coding sequence ATGCCGCAGTTGAGATCCCGCACTGTCACCCATGGCCGGAACATGGCCGGCGCGCGCGCCCTGATGCGCGCCTCCGGCGTGCCCAGCGCCGACATCGGCGTCAAGCCGGTGGTCGCGGTGGCCAACAGCTTCGCCGAGTTCGTCCCCGGCCACACCCATTTGCAGCCGGTGGGCCGCATCGTCTGCGAGGCCGTCGGCGCGGCGGGCGGTATCGCGCGGGAGTTCAACACCATCGCGATCGACGACGGCATCGCCATGGGCCACGAGGGGATGCTGTACTCGCTGCCCTCCCGGGAGCTGATCGCCGACTCCATCGAGTACATGGTCCAGGCGCACCGCGCGGACGCCCTGGTCTGTGTCTCCAACTGCGACAAGATCACCCCGGGGATGCTGATGGCCGCACTGCGGCTGAACATCCCCACGGTGTTCGTCTCGGGCGGCCCCATGGAGGGCGGCCGGGCGGTGCTGTCCGGCGGCAAGGTCCGGCGCCTGGACCTTGTCACCACCATGTCCGAGGCGGTCAACCCCGCTGTCTCCGACGCCGATATGGACGCCATCGAGGAGGCGGCCTGCCCGACCTGCGGCTCGTGCGCGGGGATGTTCACGGCCAACTCCATGAACTGCCTGGTCGAGGCTCTCGGGCTGGGCCTGCCCGGCAACGGAACCACCCTGGCCACCCACACCGCCCGCAGGGCCCTGTACGAGCAGGCCGGGCGGACGGTCGTGGAGCTGACCAAGCGGTACTACGACAAGGATGACGCCACCGTGCTGCCTCGGGCGATCGCCTCCCGGGCGGCGTTCGACAACGCGATGGCCCTGGACCTGGCCATGGGCGGCTCCACCAACACCGTGCTGCACCTGCTCGCCGCCGCCCACGAGGCCCAGCTGGACTACGGCCTGTCCGACATCGAGGCGCGTTCGCGCGAGGTGCCGTGCCTGTGCAAGGTGGCCCCCAGCAGCGCGTACCTGATGGAGGACGTCCATCGGGCCGGCGGCATTCCCGCCCTCCTGGGGGAGCTGCACCGCGCCGGTCTGCTGCGCGAGGACGTCCAGGCCGTCCACGCCGACTCGCTCACCGACTGGCTGTCCGGCTGGGACGTCCGCGCCACCTCCCCCTCCCCGGAGGCGGCCGATCTCTTCCTCGCCGCTCCGGGGGGTGCCCGCTCCGCGTCAGCCTTCTCCCAGTCGGCCCGCTGGGAATCGCTGGACCTGGACGCGGCCGGGGGCTGCATCCGCGACGCCGCCCACGCCTACTCGTCCGACGGCGGGCTGGCCGTGCTGCGGGGCAACCTCGCTCCGGGCGGGGCGGTGGTCAAGTCGGCCGGCGTCCCCGAGGGCATGACCGAGTTCACCGGCGAAGCCGTGGTCACCGACTCCCAGGAGGAGGCGTCGGATGCGGTCTTGTCCGGACGGGTGAAGCCGGGCAGCGTGCTGGTCATCCGCTACGAGGGCCCGCGCGGCGGTCCGGGTATGCAGGAAATGCTGTATCCGACGGCCTACCTCAAGGGCCGGGGCCTCGCCCACTCCGTGGCGGTCGTCACCGACGGCCGCTTCTCCGGCGGCAGTTCCGGCCTGTCCGTCGGCCACGTCTCGCCCGAAGCCGCCGCCGGAGGCCTTCTGGCCCTGGTCGCCGACGGCGATCTGATCACCGTCGATATCCCGTCCCGTACCCTCCACCTCCAGGTGTCCGAGTCGGAGCTCGCCGCCCGCCGCGGCCAACGAGAGGGCTCGGGCTACCGGCCACGCCGCCCCGAGCGGTCCGTTTCGACGGCCTTGCGCGCCTACGCGGCTCTGGCCCAGTCCGCCGATACGGGCGCCGTGCGCGCCCTGCCCACCGACTGA
- a CDS encoding TetR/AcrR family transcriptional regulator, whose translation MPTTKTLREGSTRKRAAILSAARELFLADGFDRSSVDAVAARAEVSKRTVYDYFGDKQTLLQAVVDAVGESMISTIRRTLDDTLTDLTEAAELEDALVAFSMRIATDMLGSAEYATLQRLVRAESGHLPHRAYNSMANTPDEAVAERFATLGAAGLLDVPDARLAADQFIALTFGVALDRLGSANATEDSRVRPLVVEGVRTFLRAYRTR comes from the coding sequence ATGCCGACCACGAAGACACTGCGCGAGGGGTCCACGCGGAAGCGTGCCGCCATCCTCTCGGCTGCCCGGGAACTGTTCCTCGCCGACGGCTTCGACCGGTCCAGCGTCGACGCGGTCGCCGCCCGGGCCGAGGTGTCCAAGCGAACGGTCTACGACTACTTCGGTGACAAGCAGACGCTGCTGCAAGCAGTCGTCGACGCCGTCGGCGAGTCGATGATCTCCACGATCCGGCGCACCCTCGATGACACCCTCACCGACCTCACCGAGGCCGCCGAACTCGAAGACGCCCTGGTCGCGTTCTCGATGCGCATCGCGACCGACATGCTCGGCTCGGCGGAGTACGCGACGCTGCAACGGCTGGTCCGGGCGGAATCCGGTCACCTGCCGCACCGGGCCTACAACTCCATGGCCAACACCCCCGACGAGGCGGTTGCCGAGCGGTTCGCCACCCTCGGCGCGGCCGGGCTGCTCGACGTCCCCGACGCCCGGCTCGCGGCCGACCAGTTCATCGCGCTGACCTTCGGCGTCGCACTGGACAGGCTCGGTTCCGCGAACGCCACGGAGGACAGCCGCGTCCGGCCACTCGTCGTCGAGGGAGTACGGACCTTCCTCCGGGCATACCGAACGAGGTAG
- a CDS encoding MFS transporter — protein sequence MTERTFMTTTATLAPPVRIGKAAVWALGLLAISTGALESVVAPTLPLLQRELDISPSTGALLNIVLAITGALVTPLAGKLGDRYGGKRVLIRLMAVVSVGGLVSAVAPNLPVLLLGQVLQGAMIGALPLSFIVVRKHLPAGESKVAIGLVSGMFVGGSMVGLLAAGPVAEALSRHWMFAVPTFAVIGFTLLVNRLMPADQPGRSDDAGIDWPGMLLLSGILVTLMLTLAVAPDAGSQPLVLVALLALLAAFVTGWVAVERRSAAPMIDLRMLARPVIWKSCVLTFVVCLGTATGVFLVPQLLDVSGDGYGFGASATEIGFILLPGAVVATLAGPAGGFGEQRFGSRAVVATAVVIMATAMLALSVAHTEIWHIVVGKALIALANGLCVTAMVTSIASSVDEGDTGIATSLILVTRVLGSAVGGMLGGVLLTSGTPSGSDVPSESSFVTGFLIAGVVAVLSLLVVRTMSKGAKS from the coding sequence ATGACGGAAAGGACGTTCATGACCACGACCGCAACTCTGGCTCCCCCGGTCCGCATAGGGAAAGCCGCTGTCTGGGCCCTCGGCCTGCTGGCAATCTCCACCGGTGCCCTGGAATCGGTGGTGGCGCCGACGCTCCCGCTCCTGCAACGCGAGCTGGATATCAGTCCATCCACAGGGGCGCTGCTCAACATCGTGCTCGCCATCACCGGCGCGCTCGTCACTCCGCTCGCAGGCAAGCTCGGCGACCGCTACGGCGGAAAACGAGTCCTGATCAGGCTGATGGCGGTGGTCTCGGTCGGTGGCCTGGTGTCCGCGGTGGCGCCGAACCTGCCCGTGCTGCTGCTCGGCCAGGTCTTGCAGGGGGCGATGATAGGCGCGCTGCCCCTGTCGTTCATCGTGGTGCGCAAACACCTCCCCGCGGGAGAGTCGAAGGTGGCCATCGGGCTGGTCAGCGGGATGTTCGTGGGGGGCTCGATGGTGGGGCTGCTGGCGGCGGGGCCCGTGGCGGAAGCGCTCTCCCGGCACTGGATGTTCGCGGTGCCGACGTTCGCGGTCATTGGGTTCACCCTGCTGGTGAACAGGCTGATGCCGGCTGATCAGCCGGGCCGGTCGGACGATGCCGGGATCGACTGGCCGGGCATGCTTCTCTTGAGCGGGATACTGGTCACGCTCATGCTCACGCTCGCGGTGGCGCCCGACGCCGGCTCGCAGCCTCTCGTGCTCGTCGCCCTCCTCGCGCTGCTGGCCGCCTTCGTGACCGGATGGGTAGCCGTTGAGCGTCGTTCGGCCGCGCCGATGATCGACCTGCGCATGCTGGCACGGCCTGTGATCTGGAAGTCGTGTGTGCTGACGTTCGTGGTCTGCCTCGGCACCGCGACAGGGGTCTTCCTCGTTCCGCAGCTGCTCGACGTGTCCGGCGACGGATACGGTTTCGGGGCCAGCGCCACCGAGATCGGCTTCATCCTCCTGCCCGGCGCCGTGGTCGCCACGCTGGCCGGGCCGGCCGGCGGGTTCGGGGAGCAGCGTTTCGGCTCCCGTGCCGTGGTCGCCACCGCGGTCGTCATCATGGCCACCGCCATGCTCGCCCTGTCAGTCGCACACACCGAGATCTGGCACATCGTCGTCGGCAAGGCGCTGATCGCGCTTGCCAACGGCCTGTGCGTGACGGCCATGGTGACCAGCATCGCGTCGTCCGTCGATGAAGGTGACACCGGCATCGCCACCAGCCTGATCCTGGTGACTCGCGTGCTGGGCTCCGCCGTGGGCGGGATGCTCGGCGGCGTGCTCCTCACCTCGGGGACCCCTTCCGGGTCGGATGTCCCGTCCGAATCGTCCTTCGTCACGGGCTTCCTCATCGCCGGTGTCGTCGCGGTGCTGTCCCTGCTTGTCGTCCGTACCATGAGCAAAGGAGCCAAGTCATGA